One part of the Pseudomonas sp. MYb118 genome encodes these proteins:
- the cysN gene encoding sulfate adenylyltransferase subunit CysN: MSHQSDLISEDILAYLGQHERKELLRFLTCGNVDDGKSTLIGRLLHDSKMIYEDHLEAITRDSKKVGTTGEDIDLALLVDGLQAEREQGITIDVAYRYFSTAKRKFIIADTPGHEQYTRNMATGASTCDLAIILVDARYGVQTQTRRHSFIASLLGIKHIVVAINKMDLKGFDQDVFESIKADYLKFAEGLKLQPTSLHFVPMSALKGDNVVNKSERSPWYTGQSLMEILETVEVAGDRNFTDLRFPVQYVNRPNLNFRGFAGTLASGIVKKGDEVVVLPSGKSSRVKSIVTFEGELEHAGPGQAVTLTMEDEIDISRGDLLVHADNVPPVTDSFEAMLVWMAEEPMLPGKKYDIKRATSYVPGSIASIVNKVDVNTLEEGSASALQLNEIGKVKIALDAPIALDGYDSNRTTGAFIVIDRLTNGTVGAGMIVAQPLAHGTSTHHGKLAHVATEERAQRFGQQPATVLFSGLSGAGKSTLAYAVERKLFDLGRAVFVLDGQNLRHDLNKGLPQDRAGRTENWRRAAHVARQFNEAGLLTLAAFVAPSAEGREQAKDLIGKERLLTVYVQASPAVCAERDPQGLYAAGGDNIPGESFPYDVPLDADLVIDTQSVSLEEGVKQVLDLLRKHGAI; this comes from the coding sequence ATGTCGCATCAATCTGATTTGATCAGCGAGGACATCCTCGCCTACCTGGGCCAGCACGAACGTAAAGAGCTGCTGCGCTTTCTGACCTGCGGTAACGTCGATGACGGCAAGAGCACCCTGATCGGGCGCCTGCTGCACGACTCCAAGATGATCTACGAAGATCACCTGGAAGCGATCACCCGCGACTCGAAAAAAGTCGGCACCACCGGCGAAGACATTGATCTGGCGTTGCTGGTCGACGGCCTGCAGGCCGAGCGTGAGCAGGGCATCACCATCGACGTTGCCTACCGCTATTTCTCCACGGCCAAGCGCAAGTTCATCATTGCCGACACTCCGGGCCATGAGCAGTACACCCGCAACATGGCCACCGGTGCGTCCACCTGTGACCTGGCGATCATCCTGGTCGACGCCCGTTACGGCGTGCAGACCCAGACCCGCCGCCACAGCTTCATCGCCTCCTTGCTGGGCATCAAGCACATCGTCGTCGCCATCAACAAGATGGACCTCAAGGGTTTCGACCAGGACGTGTTCGAGTCGATCAAGGCCGACTACCTGAAGTTCGCCGAGGGCCTGAAACTGCAGCCGACCAGCCTGCACTTCGTGCCGATGTCTGCCCTCAAGGGCGACAACGTGGTGAACAAGTCCGAGCGCTCGCCGTGGTACACCGGCCAGTCGCTGATGGAAATTCTCGAGACCGTGGAAGTGGCGGGCGATCGCAACTTCACCGACCTGCGTTTCCCGGTGCAGTACGTCAACCGTCCGAACCTGAACTTCCGCGGTTTCGCCGGCACCCTGGCCAGTGGCATCGTCAAGAAAGGCGACGAAGTCGTGGTGTTGCCATCGGGCAAGAGCAGCCGCGTGAAGTCCATCGTCACCTTCGAAGGTGAGCTGGAGCACGCCGGTCCAGGCCAGGCGGTCACCCTGACCATGGAAGACGAAATCGACATCTCCCGTGGCGACCTGCTGGTGCACGCCGACAACGTCCCACCGGTGACCGACAGCTTCGAAGCGATGCTGGTGTGGATGGCTGAAGAGCCGATGCTGCCGGGCAAGAAATACGACATCAAGCGCGCCACCAGTTACGTGCCGGGCTCCATCGCCAGCATCGTCAACAAGGTCGACGTAAACACCCTGGAAGAAGGTTCGGCCAGCGCGTTGCAACTGAACGAAATCGGCAAGGTGAAGATCGCGCTCGATGCGCCGATTGCCCTCGACGGTTACGACAGCAACCGCACCACCGGCGCCTTCATCGTCATTGACCGCTTGACCAACGGCACCGTTGGCGCGGGCATGATCGTCGCGCAACCCTTGGCGCATGGCACCAGCACCCACCACGGCAAGCTGGCCCACGTGGCCACCGAAGAGCGTGCACAGCGCTTCGGCCAGCAGCCGGCCACCGTGCTGTTCAGCGGTCTGTCGGGCGCGGGCAAGAGCACCCTGGCCTACGCGGTCGAGCGCAAGCTGTTCGACCTCGGTCGTGCGGTGTTCGTCCTCGATGGCCAGAACCTGCGTCATGACCTGAACAAGGGCCTGCCACAGGATCGCGCCGGGCGTACCGAGAACTGGCGGCGTGCCGCGCACGTGGCGCGTCAGTTCAACGAAGCCGGCCTGCTGACCCTGGCCGCGTTCGTCGCACCGAGTGCCGAAGGTCGCGAGCAGGCCAAGGACCTGATCGGCAAGGAGCGTCTGCTGACGGTCTACGTCCAGGCCTCGCCAGCGGTGTGCGCGGAGCGTGACCCGCAAGGCTTGTACGCTGCCGGAGGGGACAACATCCCGGGTGAGTCCTTCCCGTACGATGTGCCGCTGGATGCCGATCTGGTGATCGACACCCAGTCCGTGTCGCTGGAAGAGGGCGTCAAGCAAGTGCTGGACCTGCTGCGCAAGCACGGGGCGATCTAG
- a CDS encoding acyltransferase: MLDFLPAPARGVIASLLLALNTIALCSFLFCVALIKVLPFAFTQRLAGWLMSHTHEAWISLNKGWMNLVRRTRWHISGLQGLDYRHSYLITSNHQSWVDIMVLQYVLNRRIQPLKFFLKQELIWVPVIGLAWWTLGFPFMKRYTKAYLEKHPEKKGKDLETTRKTCAKFRNNPVGIFNFVEGTRFTDGKHAQQQSPFKYLLKPKAGGIAFVLDAMGEQLESIVNVTIHYPGGRPGYWDLLCGNVKDVVVHFEELKIPPQFIGRNYDQDGEYRLQFQGWINQLWQDKDALLEQMHREYPGR; this comes from the coding sequence ATGCTGGACTTTCTTCCTGCACCGGCACGCGGTGTGATCGCGTCTTTGCTGCTGGCGCTGAACACCATCGCGTTGTGCTCGTTCCTGTTCTGCGTGGCCTTGATCAAGGTCCTGCCGTTCGCCTTCACCCAACGCCTCGCCGGCTGGCTGATGAGCCACACCCACGAAGCCTGGATCAGCCTCAACAAGGGCTGGATGAACCTGGTGCGGCGCACCCGCTGGCACATCAGTGGCCTGCAAGGGCTGGACTACCGGCACTCGTACCTGATCACCAGCAACCACCAGAGCTGGGTCGACATCATGGTGCTGCAATACGTGCTCAACCGCCGTATCCAGCCGTTGAAGTTCTTCCTCAAGCAGGAACTGATCTGGGTGCCGGTGATTGGCCTGGCGTGGTGGACGCTGGGCTTCCCGTTCATGAAGCGCTACACCAAGGCCTACCTGGAAAAGCACCCGGAGAAGAAAGGCAAGGACCTGGAAACCACCCGCAAGACCTGCGCGAAATTTCGCAACAACCCGGTGGGCATCTTCAACTTCGTCGAAGGCACGCGCTTCACCGACGGCAAGCACGCCCAGCAGCAGTCACCGTTCAAGTACCTGCTCAAGCCCAAGGCCGGTGGTATCGCGTTTGTGCTGGATGCCATGGGCGAGCAGCTGGAGTCCATCGTCAACGTGACCATCCACTATCCCGGCGGGCGTCCGGGGTACTGGGACCTGCTGTGCGGGAACGTCAAGGACGTGGTGGTGCACTTCGAAGAGCTGAAGATCCCGCCGCAGTTCATCGGCAGGAACTATGACCAGGACGGCGAGTACCGCCTGCAGTTCCAGGGCTGGATCAACCAGTTGTGGCAGGACAAGGATGCTTTGCTGGAGCAGATGCATCGGGAGTATCCGGGCAGGTAA
- the pta gene encoding phosphate acetyltransferase, with the protein MQTFFIAPTDFGVGLTSISLGLVRTLERAGLKVGFFKPIAQPHPGDTGPERSTELVARTHGLKPPQPLGLAHVERMLGDGQLDELLEEIITLYQQAAIGKDVLIVEGMVPTRSASYAARVNLHLAKSLDAEVILVSAPENEVLTELSGRVELQAQLFGGPKDPKVLGVILNKVKTDESMEAFAARLREHSPLLRSGDFRLLGCIPYQPELNAPRTRDVADLMGAQILNAGDYETRRMTKIIICARTMRNTVELLKPGVLVVTPGDRDDIILAVSLAAINGVPLAGLLLTSDTLPDPRIMELCRGALQAGLPVLSVSTGSYDTANLLNGLNKEIPIDDRERAEIITDFVAGHLDANWLHQRCGTPREMRLSPAVFRYQLIQRAQGANKRIVLPEGSEPLTVQAAAICQARGIARCVLLAKPADVEAVARAQGIELPPGLEILDPDLIRERYVEPMVALRKSKSLNAPMAEQQLEDPVVIGTMMLALDEVDGLVSGVIHSTANTIRPALQLIKTAPGCTLVSSVFFMLFPEEVLVYGDCVMNPHPSAAELAEIALQSADSAAAFGITPRVAMISYSSGESASGEEVEKVREATLLAHEQQRALLIDGPLQYDAAANEAVARQLAPNSQVAGRATVFVFPDLNTGNTTHKAVQRSADCVSLGPMLQGLRKPVNDLPRGAQVDDIVYTIALTAIQAANRPVDI; encoded by the coding sequence ATGCAAACTTTTTTTATCGCGCCCACCGATTTTGGCGTGGGCCTGACCTCCATCAGCCTTGGGCTGGTGCGTACCCTTGAGCGCGCGGGCCTCAAGGTCGGCTTTTTCAAACCGATTGCCCAGCCCCATCCCGGCGACACCGGGCCCGAGCGCTCCACCGAACTGGTGGCGCGCACCCACGGCTTGAAACCGCCGCAGCCGCTGGGCCTGGCCCACGTCGAGCGCATGCTCGGCGACGGTCAGCTCGATGAATTGCTCGAAGAAATCATCACCCTGTATCAGCAGGCCGCCATCGGCAAGGACGTGCTGATCGTCGAAGGCATGGTCCCGACCCGCAGCGCCAGCTACGCCGCACGGGTCAACCTGCACCTGGCCAAGAGCCTCGACGCCGAGGTGATCCTGGTCTCGGCGCCGGAAAACGAAGTGCTGACCGAACTCTCCGGTCGCGTGGAATTGCAGGCGCAATTGTTCGGCGGCCCGAAAGACCCGAAGGTCCTCGGCGTGATCCTCAACAAGGTCAAGACCGATGAAAGCATGGAGGCCTTCGCCGCCCGCCTGCGCGAGCATTCGCCGTTGCTGCGCAGCGGTGATTTCCGCCTGCTCGGCTGCATCCCCTACCAGCCGGAACTGAACGCGCCGCGCACCCGCGACGTCGCCGACCTGATGGGCGCGCAGATCCTCAATGCCGGTGATTACGAAACCCGGCGCATGACCAAGATCATCATCTGCGCCCGCACCATGCGCAACACCGTGGAGCTGCTCAAGCCCGGCGTGCTGGTGGTGACGCCCGGCGATCGCGACGACATCATCCTCGCCGTCAGCCTCGCGGCCATCAACGGCGTGCCGCTGGCCGGCCTGCTGCTGACCAGCGACACCCTGCCCGACCCGCGCATCATGGAGCTGTGCCGTGGCGCCTTGCAGGCCGGCCTGCCGGTGTTGTCGGTGAGCACCGGTTCCTACGACACCGCCAACCTGCTCAACGGCCTGAACAAGGAAATCCCGATTGACGACCGCGAGCGAGCGGAAATCATCACCGACTTCGTCGCCGGCCATCTCGACGCCAACTGGCTGCACCAGCGCTGCGGCACCCCACGGGAAATGCGCCTGTCGCCGGCGGTGTTCCGTTATCAACTGATCCAGCGCGCCCAGGGCGCCAACAAGCGCATCGTCCTGCCCGAGGGCAGCGAGCCTTTGACCGTGCAGGCGGCAGCGATCTGCCAGGCCCGGGGCATTGCCCGCTGCGTGTTGCTGGCCAAACCGGCGGACGTCGAAGCCGTGGCGCGCGCCCAGGGCATCGAGCTGCCGCCGGGGCTGGAAATCCTCGATCCGGACCTGATCCGCGAACGCTACGTCGAGCCGATGGTGGCCCTGCGCAAGAGCAAGAGCCTCAACGCACCGATGGCCGAACAGCAACTGGAAGACCCGGTGGTGATCGGCACCATGATGCTGGCGCTCGACGAAGTCGATGGCCTGGTGTCCGGGGTCATTCACTCCACCGCCAACACCATCCGCCCGGCCCTGCAACTGATCAAGACCGCACCGGGCTGCACCCTGGTGTCGTCGGTGTTCTTCATGCTGTTCCCCGAAGAGGTGCTGGTGTACGGCGACTGCGTGATGAACCCGCACCCGAGTGCCGCCGAACTGGCGGAAATCGCCCTGCAAAGCGCCGACTCGGCCGCCGCCTTCGGCATCACCCCGCGCGTGGCGATGATCAGCTACTCCAGCGGCGAATCGGCCAGCGGTGAAGAAGTCGAGAAAGTCCGCGAAGCCACCCTGCTCGCCCACGAGCAACAGCGGGCGCTGCTGATCGACGGCCCGTTGCAATACGACGCCGCCGCCAACGAAGCCGTGGCCCGGCAACTGGCGCCCAACAGCCAGGTGGCCGGCCGTGCCACGGTGTTCGTGTTCCCCGACCTCAATACCGGCAACACCACGCACAAGGCGGTACAGCGCAGCGCCGACTGCGTCAGCCTCGGGCCGATGCTGCAAGGCCTGCGCAAACCGGTGAACGACCTGCCGCGTGGTGCCCAGGTCGACGACATCGTCTACACCATCGCCCTGACCGCGATTCAAGCCGCCAACCGACCTGTGGATATTTAA
- a CDS encoding DUF3565 domain-containing protein, with amino-acid sequence METALLAAISMGRDLLQKNIEGPSLAKPSSESEHNPDKRTATPDSNITGFHQDEDGHWVAELSCGHTQHLRHQPPWQSRAWVLDPAQRAAKIGQRFACGWCAQGAVSDNLGD; translated from the coding sequence ATGGAGACAGCCTTATTGGCGGCGATCAGCATGGGGCGAGACCTTTTGCAGAAGAATATTGAAGGGCCAAGTCTAGCGAAGCCATCGTCCGAAAGCGAACACAACCCGGACAAACGGACCGCGACACCCGACTCGAACATCACAGGCTTTCACCAGGATGAGGACGGCCACTGGGTGGCCGAGCTGTCCTGCGGCCATACGCAGCACCTGCGTCACCAGCCGCCCTGGCAATCGCGGGCCTGGGTGCTGGACCCTGCACAGCGGGCGGCAAAAATCGGCCAGCGCTTTGCATGCGGTTGGTGCGCTCAAGGCGCGGTTAGCGATAATCTTGGCGACTGA
- a CDS encoding peptidylprolyl isomerase, with amino-acid sequence MLIAANKAVSIDYTLTNDAGEVIDSSAGGAPLVYLQGAGNIIPGLEKALEGKGVGEELTVAVEPEDAYGEYAAELVSTLNRSMFEGVDELEVGMQFHASAPDGQMQIVTIRDLDGDDVTVDGNHPLAGQRLNFQVKIVAIRDASQEEIAHGHIHGEGGHHH; translated from the coding sequence ATGCTGATCGCCGCCAATAAGGCTGTCTCCATCGACTATACCCTGACCAACGACGCTGGTGAGGTCATCGACAGCTCCGCCGGCGGCGCACCGCTGGTTTACCTGCAAGGCGCAGGCAACATCATCCCAGGCCTGGAAAAAGCCCTGGAAGGCAAAGGTGTCGGCGAAGAGCTGACCGTGGCCGTTGAACCTGAAGATGCCTACGGCGAATACGCTGCCGAACTGGTCAGCACCCTGAACCGCAGCATGTTCGAAGGCGTCGACGAACTGGAAGTGGGCATGCAGTTCCACGCTTCCGCACCGGACGGCCAGATGCAGATCGTGACCATCCGTGACCTGGACGGCGACGATGTCACCGTTGACGGCAACCACCCGCTGGCCGGTCAGCGCCTGAACTTCCAGGTCAAGATCGTTGCCATCCGTGACGCCAGCCAGGAAGAAATCGCCCATGGTCACATCCATGGCGAAGGTGGCCATCACCACTGA
- a CDS encoding glutathione peroxidase gives MSAFHDLKLTALNGQELPLAPFKGNVVLVVNVASKCGLTPQYAALENLYQQYKDKGFSVLGLPCNQFAGQEPGTEQEIQDFCSLNYGVTFPLSSKLEVNGHERHQLYRLLAGEGAEFPGDITWNFEKFLLGKDGRVLARFSPRTAPDDPSVIQAIEKALG, from the coding sequence ATGAGTGCTTTTCACGACCTGAAATTGACAGCCCTGAATGGTCAGGAACTTCCACTGGCGCCTTTCAAGGGCAACGTCGTGCTGGTGGTCAACGTGGCCTCCAAATGTGGCTTGACCCCGCAATACGCCGCGCTGGAAAACCTGTATCAGCAATACAAGGACAAGGGCTTCAGTGTGCTGGGCCTGCCGTGCAACCAGTTTGCCGGACAGGAGCCGGGCACCGAGCAGGAAATCCAGGATTTCTGCAGCCTGAACTATGGCGTGACCTTTCCGTTGTCCAGCAAGCTGGAAGTCAACGGCCACGAGCGTCATCAGTTGTATCGCCTGCTGGCCGGCGAGGGCGCCGAGTTTCCCGGTGACATCACCTGGAACTTCGAAAAATTCCTGCTGGGCAAGGACGGCCGGGTACTGGCACGCTTCTCGCCACGCACCGCACCGGATGATCCCTCGGTCATCCAGGCCATCGAAAAAGCCCTGGGCTGA
- a CDS encoding NADH:flavin oxidoreductase, translating to MPVQALFKPFHLGTLELPTRVVMAPMTRSFSPGGVPNSKVIEYYRRRAAAGVGLIITEGTTVGHKASNGYPNVPHFYGEGALAGWKKVVDAVHAEGGKIVPQLWHVGSVRRIGTEPDASVPGYGPSEKLKDGQVVVHGMSKQDIQDVIAAFAQAAKDAKSIGMDGVEIHGAHGYLIDQFFWEGSNQRTDEYGGSLANRSRFAIELIQAVRAAVGEGFPIIFRFSQWKQQDYTARLVQTSEALGDFLKPLSDAGVDIFHCSTRRFWEPEFDGSELNLAGWTRKLTGKPTITVGSVGLDGEFLQFMVNTDKVAQPASLEKLLERLNNDEFDLVAVGRALLVDPDWAQKVRDGREQDILPFSREALMTLV from the coding sequence ATGCCCGTTCAAGCCCTGTTCAAACCGTTCCACCTTGGCACCCTCGAACTGCCGACCCGTGTGGTCATGGCGCCCATGACCCGTTCGTTCTCGCCCGGTGGCGTGCCCAATTCCAAAGTCATCGAGTATTACCGTCGTCGCGCCGCGGCCGGCGTCGGCCTGATCATCACCGAAGGCACCACCGTCGGGCACAAGGCGTCCAACGGTTACCCGAACGTGCCGCATTTCTACGGTGAAGGCGCGTTGGCCGGCTGGAAGAAAGTGGTCGACGCGGTGCACGCCGAAGGCGGCAAGATCGTGCCGCAACTGTGGCATGTCGGCAGTGTGCGGCGCATCGGCACCGAGCCGGACGCCAGCGTGCCAGGCTACGGCCCGTCGGAAAAACTCAAGGATGGCCAGGTCGTGGTGCACGGCATGAGCAAGCAGGACATCCAGGACGTGATCGCCGCGTTCGCCCAGGCCGCCAAGGATGCCAAAAGCATCGGCATGGACGGCGTGGAAATCCACGGCGCCCACGGTTACCTGATCGACCAGTTCTTCTGGGAGGGCAGCAACCAGCGGACCGACGAATACGGCGGCAGCCTGGCCAACCGTTCGCGTTTTGCCATCGAGCTGATCCAGGCGGTGCGTGCCGCCGTCGGTGAAGGCTTCCCGATCATCTTCCGCTTCTCGCAGTGGAAGCAGCAGGATTACACCGCGCGCCTGGTGCAGACGTCCGAGGCGCTGGGTGACTTCCTCAAGCCGTTGTCCGACGCTGGCGTGGACATTTTCCACTGCTCGACGCGCCGTTTCTGGGAGCCGGAGTTCGACGGTTCCGAGCTGAACCTGGCCGGCTGGACGCGCAAGCTGACCGGCAAGCCGACCATCACCGTGGGCAGCGTTGGCCTGGATGGCGAGTTCCTGCAATTCATGGTCAATACCGACAAGGTGGCACAACCGGCCAGCCTGGAAAAACTGCTGGAGCGTTTGAACAACGACGAGTTCGACCTGGTGGCGGTAGGGCGTGCACTGCTGGTGGACCCGGACTGGGCGCAGAAAGTGCGTGACGGGCGCGAGCAGGACATCCTGCCGTTCAGCCGTGAGGCGTTGATGACGCTGGTTTAA
- a CDS encoding glycosyltransferase family 4 protein encodes MASVDTEVMTTALHITLITETFPPEINGVANTLGRLCDGLRARGHQVELVRPRQGCDQQLGSDDELLLCRGWPLPGYPGLQWGQSSMHKLLRRWTRQRPDVLYIATEGPLGLSALRAARRLGISVVSGFHTNFQQYSNQYGLGLLTRLLTHYLRWFHNRSNLTLVPSVSQRMELERRHFERLALLSRGVDSQLFHPSKRIQSLREQWGLGEKDIAVLHVGRLAPEKNLGLLKRCIDTLTASYPQRNIKLIIVGDGPQRAALEKELPEAIFCGAQRGEALAAHYASGDVFVFPSLTETFGNVVLEALASGLGVVAYDQAAAAQHIRHGYNGVLAMPGDEAAFCDAAVWLLEERETLRCVRLNARQHASRQGWAAIIEQFEGQLRGACVGEAVVPGAASLP; translated from the coding sequence ATGGCCTCAGTCGACACTGAGGTCATGACGACAGCTCTGCATATCACCCTGATCACCGAAACCTTCCCTCCCGAAATCAACGGCGTGGCCAATACCCTTGGCCGTCTGTGCGACGGTTTGCGCGCGCGCGGGCATCAGGTGGAACTGGTGCGACCTCGCCAGGGTTGCGACCAGCAACTGGGCAGCGACGATGAACTGTTGCTGTGCCGTGGCTGGCCGTTGCCGGGCTATCCGGGTTTGCAATGGGGCCAGTCGTCGATGCACAAGCTGCTGCGACGCTGGACGCGCCAGCGCCCCGACGTGCTGTACATCGCCACCGAAGGCCCGCTGGGGTTGTCGGCGTTGCGGGCGGCGCGGCGCCTGGGGATTTCCGTGGTCAGCGGCTTTCACACCAATTTCCAGCAGTACTCCAACCAGTACGGGCTGGGTCTGCTGACGCGCCTGCTGACCCACTACCTGCGCTGGTTTCACAACCGTTCCAACCTGACGCTGGTGCCCAGTGTCAGCCAGCGCATGGAACTGGAGCGTCGGCATTTCGAGCGTCTGGCGTTGTTGTCCCGAGGGGTCGACAGCCAGCTGTTCCACCCAAGCAAACGCATTCAATCGCTGCGTGAACAATGGGGCCTGGGCGAAAAGGACATCGCCGTCCTCCACGTCGGACGCCTGGCACCGGAGAAGAACCTCGGGTTGCTCAAGCGCTGCATCGACACCCTGACGGCGAGTTATCCACAGCGGAACATCAAACTGATCATCGTCGGTGACGGCCCGCAACGGGCGGCACTGGAGAAGGAGCTGCCTGAGGCGATTTTCTGTGGAGCACAACGGGGCGAAGCCCTGGCTGCCCACTATGCGTCGGGCGATGTGTTCGTGTTTCCCAGCCTCACCGAAACCTTTGGCAACGTAGTGCTCGAGGCGCTGGCGTCGGGGCTTGGGGTGGTGGCTTACGACCAGGCGGCTGCGGCCCAGCACATTCGCCATGGCTACAACGGCGTGCTGGCGATGCCCGGCGATGAAGCGGCGTTCTGCGATGCCGCGGTGTGGTTGCTGGAGGAACGCGAGACCTTGCGCTGCGTGCGGCTCAATGCGCGTCAGCATGCCAGTCGCCAGGGCTGGGCGGCGATCATCGAGCAGTTCGAGGGGCAGTTGCGGGGGGCTTGTGTGGGGGAGGCGGTGGTGCCTGGCGCTGCTTCCCTGCCTTGA
- the cysZ gene encoding sulfate transporter CysZ, producing MPAPVLSGPQYLREGLKLVLSPSLRLFVLLPLVINLVLFVGLVYLAGHQFSLWVDALMPTLPDWLSFLSYILWPIFVVLVVLMVFFTFTMLANIIAAPFNGFLAEKVEVVVRGTDDFPAFSWGELIAMVPRTFAREMRKLGYFLPRAIGLFILSFVPVVNIIAAPLWLLFGVWMMAIQYIDYPADNHKLGWNEMLAWLRQKRWQSMSFGGIVYLALLIPLVNILMMPAAVAGATLFWVRERGAENLVTQR from the coding sequence ATGCCCGCCCCTGTTCTGTCCGGCCCGCAATACCTGCGCGAAGGCCTGAAACTGGTGCTCAGCCCCAGCCTGCGTCTTTTCGTATTGCTGCCACTGGTAATCAACCTGGTGCTGTTCGTCGGATTGGTCTATCTGGCCGGCCATCAATTCAGCCTGTGGGTCGATGCGCTGATGCCGACCCTGCCCGACTGGCTGAGTTTCCTCAGTTACATCCTCTGGCCGATTTTTGTGGTGCTGGTGGTGTTGATGGTGTTTTTCACCTTCACCATGCTGGCGAACATCATCGCCGCCCCGTTCAACGGTTTCCTCGCCGAGAAGGTCGAGGTGGTGGTGCGTGGCACCGATGACTTCCCGGCGTTCAGCTGGGGCGAACTGATCGCCATGGTCCCGCGCACCTTCGCCCGGGAAATGCGCAAGCTCGGCTACTTCCTGCCCCGGGCCATCGGCCTGTTCATCCTGTCGTTCGTGCCGGTGGTGAACATCATCGCCGCCCCGCTGTGGCTGTTGTTCGGCGTGTGGATGATGGCCATCCAGTACATCGACTACCCGGCGGACAACCACAAGCTGGGCTGGAACGAGATGCTCGCCTGGCTGCGGCAGAAGCGCTGGCAGAGCATGAGCTTCGGCGGCATCGTTTATCTGGCGCTGCTGATCCCGCTGGTGAACATCCTGATGATGCCGGCGGCCGTGGCCGGCGCCACCCTGTTCTGGGTGCGTGAACGTGGTGCCGAGAACCTCGTGACCCAACGCTGA
- the trxB gene encoding thioredoxin-disulfide reductase encodes MSEVRHSRVIILGSGPAGYSAAVYAARANLKPLLITGMQAGGQLTTTTEVDNWPGDVHGLTGPVLMERMREHAERFETEIVFDHINAVDFAAKPYTLTGDSATYTCDALIIATGASARYLGLPSEEAFMGKGVSACATCDGFFYRNKPVAVVGGGNTAVEEALYLANIASTVTLIHRRDTFRAEKILIDKLNARVAEGKIILKLNSNLDEVLGDNMGVTGARLKNNDGSFDEVKVDGVFIAIGHTPNTSLFEGQLTLKDGYLVVQGGRDGNATATSVEGIFAAGDVADHVYRQAITSAGAGCMAALDTERYLDGLQNASF; translated from the coding sequence ATGTCTGAAGTCCGTCATTCGCGAGTGATTATTCTCGGTTCCGGCCCTGCCGGTTACAGCGCTGCGGTCTATGCCGCCCGTGCCAACCTCAAGCCGCTGCTGATCACCGGCATGCAGGCCGGCGGTCAACTGACCACCACCACCGAAGTCGACAACTGGCCGGGCGACGTCCATGGCCTGACCGGTCCGGTGCTGATGGAACGTATGCGTGAACACGCCGAGCGCTTCGAGACCGAGATCGTCTTCGATCACATCAATGCCGTGGACTTCGCTGCCAAGCCTTACACCCTGACCGGCGACAGCGCGACCTACACCTGCGACGCCCTGATCATCGCCACCGGCGCCAGCGCTCGTTACCTGGGCCTGCCATCGGAAGAAGCGTTCATGGGCAAGGGCGTTTCGGCCTGCGCGACCTGCGACGGTTTCTTCTACCGCAACAAGCCAGTGGCTGTGGTCGGTGGCGGCAACACCGCCGTGGAAGAAGCGCTGTACCTGGCCAACATCGCCAGCACCGTGACCCTGATCCACCGTCGCGATACCTTCCGCGCCGAGAAGATCCTGATCGACAAGCTCAACGCTCGCGTGGCCGAAGGCAAGATCATCCTCAAGCTCAACTCCAACCTGGACGAAGTGCTGGGCGACAACATGGGCGTGACCGGTGCCCGCCTGAAGAACAACGACGGCAGCTTCGACGAAGTGAAAGTCGACGGCGTGTTCATCGCCATCGGCCACACCCCGAACACCTCGCTGTTCGAAGGCCAGCTGACGTTGAAAGACGGTTACCTGGTCGTGCAGGGCGGCCGCGACGGCAACGCCACGGCGACCAGCGTCGAAGGCATCTTTGCCGCCGGTGACGTGGCTGACCACGTGTACCGCCAGGCAATCACCTCGGCCGGCGCCGGCTGCATGGCGGCACTGGATACCGAGCGTTACCTCGACGGCCTGCAGAACGCTTCGTTCTGA